A genome region from Micromonospora peucetia includes the following:
- a CDS encoding ATP-binding protein, translating to MSPRIHLPSGLVTFVFTDIEGSTRLAQLLGPDYPPVLREHRRLLRRTIAATEGAELLTEGDSFFLAFGDATAALTACLTAQRALASHEWPTADAVPRVRMGLHTGWAEPRDGEYASPEVHRAARVAAAAHGGQVLCSAATARHAAPLPPGASLLDLGLHRLRGFDDRERLLQLVAPGLERQFPRPRTADATAHNLPTPVTSFIGRHAERAELKRLVEAHRLVTVLGAGGAGKTRLAVEFAVDLVESHPDGVWFVDVAAVTDPGLVAFEVAAVLGLRPEPGRPMVDTLVEYAAARRMLVLLDTCDAQPAASADVISRLLAGGVNVRVLATSRESFGLPGEVVWRIPPLSVDPSTDGAESDAVALLLDRTAAARGGRPPDPAESADLRRVVRRLDGLPLAIELAAARLRVLSVGQLAERLDDVLGTLDAGRDTKPSPVGPDWSGEQQDPVDLVAAAVEMALPGLPVRDVQRPATERHLTMQATVTWSYRTLGPRAARLLRWLAVFAGPVDLATVEWLLGDDPLDPLSVLVDKSMVLAEPHASGGTYRMLDPIRAYAARRLVEAGEEQSARNRHVAWAVHALERAHLGPDGRPVTLSLYALDPLAGELRAALRWCATGGSARAGLRLAGGLDQWWRERGLAREGRLWLFRLYGRIAETGERIPDAELAAAYHMHSLHAGADGEFAEELRYSQRAEAAARQAGDVGLLARVLAGRAAPLVDMGQFAEAERVCREVIDWASGQEAVGDAFFGVLRLAELLWRRGALDEAAELLGAARPVEAARPVERGRRSVDMLLGMVALARGDLVAAHEHLQVALRSRMGHGFHGRACDTLNAMAVRCADGGDGLTAARLFGAAGATRASMRCAPGIYDGYWAQRQGELRQELGDAAFDGAYGEGAELGLEEAAALALGVEHPDLAAGSARFGAGHVRVVPRQPVTPDRRRHHTGHA from the coding sequence ATGTCGCCACGGATCCACCTCCCGAGCGGGTTGGTGACCTTCGTCTTCACCGACATCGAGGGTTCCACCCGGCTGGCCCAGCTGCTCGGCCCGGACTACCCGCCGGTGCTGCGGGAGCACCGCCGTCTGCTGCGCCGGACGATCGCCGCGACCGAGGGCGCGGAGCTGTTGACCGAGGGGGACTCGTTCTTCCTCGCCTTCGGCGACGCGACCGCCGCGCTGACCGCCTGCCTGACCGCGCAACGGGCGCTGGCCAGCCACGAGTGGCCCACCGCCGACGCCGTCCCCCGGGTCCGGATGGGGCTGCACACCGGCTGGGCGGAGCCGCGCGACGGCGAGTACGCCTCCCCGGAGGTGCACCGCGCGGCCCGGGTAGCCGCAGCCGCCCACGGCGGCCAGGTGCTCTGCTCGGCGGCGACGGCGCGACACGCGGCGCCGCTGCCGCCCGGCGCGTCCCTGCTCGACCTCGGCCTGCACCGGCTGCGCGGCTTCGACGACCGGGAGCGGCTCCTCCAACTGGTCGCGCCCGGCCTGGAGCGGCAGTTCCCGCGGCCCCGCACCGCCGACGCGACCGCGCACAACCTGCCCACCCCGGTCACCTCGTTCATCGGCCGGCACGCCGAGCGCGCCGAGCTGAAGCGGCTGGTGGAGGCGCACCGGCTGGTCACCGTCCTCGGCGCGGGCGGTGCGGGCAAGACCCGGCTGGCCGTGGAGTTCGCCGTCGACCTGGTGGAGTCCCACCCGGACGGCGTCTGGTTCGTCGACGTCGCCGCGGTCACCGACCCGGGCCTGGTGGCGTTCGAGGTCGCCGCCGTGCTCGGCCTGCGTCCCGAGCCGGGCCGCCCGATGGTCGACACGCTGGTGGAGTACGCCGCCGCGCGCCGGATGCTCGTCCTCCTGGACACCTGCGACGCCCAGCCGGCAGCCTCGGCCGACGTGATCTCCCGGCTGCTCGCCGGCGGGGTGAACGTCCGGGTGCTCGCCACCAGCCGGGAGTCGTTCGGCCTGCCGGGCGAGGTGGTCTGGCGGATCCCGCCGTTGTCGGTCGACCCATCGACGGACGGGGCGGAGAGCGACGCGGTCGCGCTGCTGCTGGACCGGACGGCGGCGGCCCGGGGTGGTCGGCCGCCGGACCCGGCAGAGTCGGCCGACCTGCGCCGGGTCGTACGGCGGTTGGACGGGCTGCCGCTCGCCATCGAGCTGGCCGCCGCCCGGCTGCGGGTGCTCTCCGTCGGGCAGCTCGCCGAGCGTCTCGACGACGTGCTGGGCACCCTGGACGCGGGCCGGGACACGAAGCCGTCCCCGGTCGGGCCGGACTGGTCGGGCGAGCAGCAGGACCCGGTGGACCTGGTCGCGGCGGCCGTGGAGATGGCGCTGCCCGGTCTGCCCGTCCGGGATGTGCAGCGCCCCGCCACCGAACGGCACCTGACCATGCAGGCCACGGTCACCTGGTCGTACCGCACGCTGGGGCCACGCGCCGCCCGGCTGCTGCGCTGGCTGGCGGTCTTCGCCGGCCCGGTCGACCTGGCGACGGTGGAGTGGCTGCTCGGCGACGATCCGCTCGATCCGCTCTCGGTCCTGGTCGACAAGTCGATGGTGCTGGCGGAGCCGCACGCCTCGGGCGGCACCTACCGGATGCTCGACCCGATCCGGGCGTACGCGGCGCGTCGGCTGGTGGAGGCGGGGGAGGAACAGTCGGCCCGCAACCGGCACGTGGCGTGGGCGGTACACGCGCTGGAGCGGGCCCACCTCGGCCCGGACGGGCGGCCGGTGACTCTCTCGCTCTACGCACTCGACCCGCTCGCCGGTGAGCTGCGTGCCGCGTTGCGCTGGTGCGCCACCGGCGGCAGTGCCCGGGCCGGCCTGCGGCTGGCCGGGGGCCTCGACCAGTGGTGGCGGGAGCGGGGCCTGGCCCGGGAGGGACGGCTCTGGCTGTTCCGGCTGTACGGGCGGATCGCCGAGACGGGGGAGCGGATTCCGGACGCCGAGCTGGCGGCGGCGTACCACATGCACTCGCTGCACGCCGGCGCGGACGGCGAGTTCGCCGAGGAGCTGCGCTACTCCCAGCGGGCGGAGGCGGCGGCCCGGCAGGCGGGCGACGTCGGCCTGCTCGCCCGGGTGCTCGCCGGGCGGGCGGCCCCGCTGGTCGACATGGGACAGTTCGCGGAGGCTGAGCGGGTCTGCCGCGAGGTGATCGACTGGGCCTCCGGCCAGGAGGCGGTCGGCGACGCGTTCTTCGGGGTGCTCAGGCTGGCTGAGCTGCTCTGGCGGCGGGGTGCCCTGGACGAGGCGGCCGAGCTGCTGGGCGCGGCCCGCCCGGTGGAGGCGGCCCGCCCGGTGGAGCGGGGGCGGCGTTCGGTCGACATGCTGCTCGGGATGGTCGCCCTGGCGCGCGGTGACCTGGTCGCCGCGCACGAGCACCTCCAGGTGGCGCTCCGGTCGAGGATGGGTCACGGCTTTCACGGTCGGGCCTGCGACACGTTGAACGCGATGGCGGTGCGCTGCGCGGACGGCGGTGACGGACTGACGGCGGCCCGCCTGTTCGGCGCGGCGGGGGCGACCCGGGCGAGCATGCGCTGCGCCCCGGGTATCTACGACGGGTACTGGGCGCAGCGGCAGGGGGAGCTGCGTCAGGAGTTGGGCGACGCGGCCTTCGACGGCGCGTACGGCGAGGGGGCCGAGCTGGGGCTGGAGGAGGCGGCGGCGCTGGCCCTCGGCGTCGAGCACCCGGACCTGGCGGCGGGCTCGGCGAGGTTCGGGGCCGGTCACGTCCGGGTGGTTCCCCGCCAGCCGGTCACCCCCGACCGTCGCCGGCACCACACCGGTCACGCCTGA
- a CDS encoding glycoside hydrolase family 10 protein gives MKATRLGAAGLAAALLGALVAATPASATPDTATTTASTTTCVTDPATPKRQFRAMWISSVVNIDWPTKASHTAPDRIATQQAEYRRLLDLAERLNHNAVVVQIRPTADALWPSPHEPWSEYLTGVRGQDPGWDPLKFVVEEAHKRNLEFHAWFNPYRVSMPAPGGAGADINLLAPNHPARANPDWVFAYPPAGVAGSRLYYNPGIPEVREFVQTAMMDAVKRYDIDGVHFDDYFYPYPSGAHQVPDDAAFAAYNRGITNKADWRRDNTNLLIQEMGIKVKAEKPWVKFGVSPFGIWRNQSVDPLGSDTTGSQAYDTVSADTRKWVKEEWIDYIVPQLYWYIGQYPAADYARLVPWWADVVKGTKVQLYIGQADYKSGDPVYGSFWQNPRELSDHLTLNRAYPEIQGNIHFSAVQVQANRLGATDIYAAEHYSRPALIPTMSHLPKKPLLMPVVTRAARQDDGVRLNWLQPADGVGPLGTAKSYAVYRFDGIGLAGRCDFADAAHLVDTVRANAGTRTQSWVDTTAEAGKRYTYYVTALDRLANESPASPPAFVR, from the coding sequence ATGAAGGCAACTCGGCTCGGAGCCGCCGGGCTGGCCGCCGCCCTGCTCGGCGCGCTCGTCGCCGCGACCCCCGCGAGCGCGACGCCCGACACGGCGACCACCACCGCCTCCACCACCACCTGCGTCACCGACCCGGCCACGCCGAAGCGGCAGTTCCGGGCCATGTGGATCTCGTCGGTCGTCAACATCGACTGGCCGACCAAGGCGTCGCACACCGCGCCGGACCGGATCGCCACCCAGCAGGCCGAGTACCGCAGGCTGCTCGACCTCGCCGAGCGGCTCAACCACAACGCCGTGGTCGTCCAGATCCGGCCGACCGCCGACGCGCTGTGGCCGTCGCCGCACGAGCCCTGGTCGGAGTACCTGACCGGGGTCCGCGGGCAGGACCCCGGCTGGGACCCGCTGAAGTTCGTGGTCGAGGAGGCGCACAAGCGGAACCTGGAGTTCCACGCCTGGTTCAACCCGTACCGCGTCTCCATGCCCGCCCCGGGCGGCGCCGGCGCGGACATCAACCTCCTCGCGCCGAACCACCCGGCGCGGGCGAACCCCGATTGGGTCTTCGCCTACCCGCCGGCCGGGGTCGCCGGCAGCCGGCTCTACTACAACCCCGGCATCCCCGAGGTCCGCGAGTTCGTGCAGACCGCCATGATGGACGCGGTCAAGCGGTACGACATCGACGGTGTGCACTTCGACGACTACTTCTACCCCTACCCGAGCGGCGCTCACCAGGTGCCCGACGACGCTGCCTTCGCGGCGTACAACCGGGGCATCACCAACAAGGCCGACTGGCGGCGGGACAACACCAACCTGCTGATCCAGGAGATGGGCATCAAGGTCAAGGCCGAGAAGCCGTGGGTGAAGTTCGGCGTCAGCCCGTTCGGCATCTGGCGCAACCAGTCGGTCGACCCGCTGGGCTCGGACACCACCGGCAGCCAGGCGTACGACACTGTCTCCGCCGACACCCGCAAGTGGGTCAAGGAGGAGTGGATCGACTACATCGTGCCGCAGCTCTACTGGTACATCGGCCAGTACCCGGCCGCCGACTACGCCCGGCTGGTGCCGTGGTGGGCGGACGTGGTGAAGGGCACCAAGGTGCAGCTCTACATCGGGCAGGCCGACTACAAGAGCGGTGACCCGGTCTACGGCTCGTTCTGGCAGAACCCGCGCGAGCTGTCCGACCACCTGACGCTCAACCGGGCGTACCCGGAGATCCAGGGCAACATCCACTTCTCGGCAGTACAGGTGCAGGCCAACCGGCTCGGCGCCACCGACATCTACGCCGCCGAGCACTACTCCCGGCCGGCGCTGATCCCGACCATGTCGCACCTGCCGAAGAAGCCGCTGCTCATGCCGGTGGTCACCAGGGCCGCACGGCAGGACGACGGGGTCCGCCTGAACTGGCTCCAGCCGGCCGACGGCGTGGGCCCGCTCGGCACCGCCAAGTCGTACGCGGTCTACCGCTTCGACGGGATCGGCCTGGCCGGCCGGTGCGACTTCGCCGACGCGGCGCACCTGGTCGACACCGTCCGCGCCAACGCCGGCACCCGGACCCAGTCCTGGGTGGACACCACGGCCGAGGCCGGCAAGCGGTACACCTACTACGTGACCGCGCTCGACCGGCTGGCGAACGAGAGCCCGGCAAGCCCGCCGGCATTCGTCCGCTGA
- a CDS encoding methyltransferase domain-containing protein, giving the protein MVAMAQTPPSAERLRAIDGFLAESWADQARHDDRLRDLAVEVRFDRGVAHLSGEVAEQAELRLVRDRVGRLAGVLGVWGRVRVGGRDPVVVDLGCGATKQWPGNLGLDIFPAPGVDAVADLSGSLPLADDSVDVFFAVHILEHLIDFLSLVDECHRVLRPGGVLHVMSPWWRHVNAVADPTHVRLLDVQTVKGICLQRPPGTPRWYPLHVGCDGASIFADLTPLPPGADGPNPSHLARFFD; this is encoded by the coding sequence ATGGTCGCGATGGCACAGACCCCGCCCTCGGCCGAGCGGCTGCGGGCGATCGACGGATTCCTCGCCGAGTCGTGGGCCGACCAGGCCCGGCACGACGACCGGCTGCGCGACCTCGCGGTCGAGGTGCGCTTCGACCGGGGGGTTGCCCACCTCAGCGGAGAGGTCGCCGAGCAGGCCGAGCTGCGCCTGGTCCGGGACCGGGTCGGCCGGCTGGCCGGGGTGCTCGGCGTGTGGGGCCGGGTACGCGTCGGCGGGCGCGACCCGGTGGTGGTCGACCTGGGCTGCGGCGCCACCAAGCAGTGGCCGGGCAATCTGGGGCTGGACATCTTCCCGGCCCCGGGGGTGGACGCGGTGGCGGACCTCTCCGGCTCGCTGCCGCTGGCCGACGACTCGGTGGACGTCTTCTTCGCGGTGCACATCCTGGAGCACCTGATCGACTTCCTGTCGCTGGTCGACGAGTGTCACCGGGTGCTCCGGCCGGGCGGCGTGCTGCACGTGATGAGCCCGTGGTGGCGGCACGTGAACGCCGTGGCCGACCCGACCCATGTGCGGCTGCTCGACGTGCAGACGGTCAAGGGGATCTGCCTCCAGCGCCCGCCGGGCACCCCGCGCTGGTATCCGTTGCACGTCGGCTGCGACGGCGCGTCGATCTTCGCCGACCTCACCCCGCTGCCGCCGGGCGCGGACGGCCCCAACCCTTCCCACCTGGCCCGCTTCTTCGACTGA